AGAGTGAATTTGCCGAATTGAATAACCTGATTATCCTTTAATAAACTTATTAAAAGGTTTTTTTCCTGTTCAATCACCATGTTATCATTCCATTATTTAAACGTTTATTCCCCCAATTATTTGGAGTAAAATATTATTTAAGGAGTAAAATACTTTTTTAGTAAATTAAAATATTTCATATGGTGAATATCTCTGATTTTATGGATATATTCTTTTATTAGCAGAATAAGAGAATATATTCTATTGAAAAGTACTCCTTTTGTCTGTATTAGTGGATTTCAATCCTCTTTGACAGCGCTGACATACTCCCAGTTTCCATTGAAAACAGTTCCCACAAACCAGATTACCGCATAAGGAACAGGTGTACATTTTACCAGGCTGCCCACAGATACTACATATGCCTCGAACTTCCAAAAATGTCACCTACCCTGATTTTTTGAGTGAATTTGTATTTGGCGTGCATTATTAGCTATGTTAACTTAGAATTCGCCCCTAATAACCTAGAATTTACTCCTAATAACTTAGAATTGACTGTTACAATTCAGGATCCCCTGAAAATCTTTTTTAGGAAATATGAGAATTCATTAGATGTAAAAAATATAATAATAGTTTAAAAAAATGGGTTAGAATAATTTTGAAATTAATCAAAATTCATAGCTGGTTCCTTCCTCCCTGCTTTTAAGGAGTATTTTATCCCCAATCTTACTCACCATATCATAAGGAACTATTGTTTCGCCTTTAGACAATCC
This DNA window, taken from Methanobacterium subterraneum, encodes the following:
- a CDS encoding orotate phosphoribosyltransferase is translated as MEVRGICSICGQPGKMYTCSLCGNLVCGNCFQWKLGVCQRCQRGLKSTNTDKRSTFQ